In the Chryseobacterium sp. MYb264 genome, one interval contains:
- a CDS encoding type VI secretion system Vgr family protein, whose amino-acid sequence MEDNPNNPNEDYENDGNFENNGSQETGKNENDDERYYNSDFGRLNHPDDMKKYFSFKTFQDFLDDKKNPVVYCLLSMDGKPFLEKSSYSVNLDQVTNGHDRFTITVPDDALDSFSGYLMENSKNILGKTVTILLHRYGKTRQVFVGIICNVRNRKENGYGSLYITGYSPTILLESGKNCRSFERKTLEQIVKEVTSEHPQETRVLVEFPNTDYILPYTVQYKESDYEFLQRMATRFGEYFYYNGQQLVLGNKVEAMIKVEENIDLIDAEFEMTIKPQHFGYSAYDVQAGEQIGYLSHTAQRQYKDNHFQAVAINASNEVYTKPSGMFYNHTGISDSTSRELKESVRRERENRENLVMVRGRSRDPRLKIAGRAQLVDINNNPMETYRIIEIKHYHDGNEYYNEFVGIPDLYNAPYQDSEAVPLGEEQMARVIDNNDPMGFGRVRVQFSWQERKGDKSPWIRVVQAHSGSGKGFHFIPEIGEEVMIGFESQNAEKPFVVGTHYNGSETSSYHTSGNDKKVIHTRSGTKIILNDGEGSVFIEDPSGNTYLMDGQGNIEVSAPKNMTFTAGENVTITAGMNITSNAGVNISETAGVSHISFAGGMMIQNATLDYMLNATNITKIASENYSYEANDIYKNATENIDVVAGKDFIQSSETTIHNLSGEQSYNS is encoded by the coding sequence ATGGAAGACAATCCCAACAATCCCAACGAGGATTACGAAAACGACGGCAATTTCGAAAATAACGGTTCTCAGGAAACCGGCAAAAACGAGAATGACGATGAAAGATATTACAATTCGGATTTCGGAAGGCTGAACCATCCTGACGATATGAAGAAATATTTTTCCTTCAAGACATTTCAGGATTTTCTGGATGATAAAAAAAATCCCGTGGTCTACTGCCTGCTGAGCATGGACGGAAAACCTTTTCTGGAAAAATCTTCTTATTCTGTGAATCTGGATCAGGTGACCAATGGTCACGACCGTTTTACCATTACGGTCCCCGACGACGCGCTGGACAGCTTTTCGGGATATCTGATGGAAAATTCTAAAAATATTCTGGGAAAAACGGTGACCATCCTTCTCCACCGCTACGGAAAGACACGCCAGGTATTTGTGGGAATCATCTGCAATGTAAGAAACAGAAAGGAAAACGGTTACGGAAGCCTTTATATTACAGGGTATTCTCCTACCATTCTGCTGGAAAGCGGTAAAAACTGCCGGAGTTTTGAAAGAAAAACGCTGGAGCAGATCGTAAAGGAAGTGACCTCGGAGCATCCACAGGAAACCCGGGTGCTTGTGGAGTTTCCCAATACAGATTATATTCTTCCCTATACGGTACAGTATAAAGAATCGGATTATGAGTTTCTCCAGAGAATGGCCACGCGCTTCGGGGAATATTTTTATTACAACGGGCAGCAGCTGGTGTTGGGAAATAAAGTTGAGGCGATGATTAAGGTGGAGGAAAACATCGACCTTATCGATGCCGAATTTGAGATGACTATCAAACCCCAGCATTTTGGGTATTCGGCGTATGATGTCCAGGCGGGTGAACAGATCGGTTATCTTTCCCATACCGCCCAGCGTCAGTATAAAGACAACCATTTTCAGGCGGTGGCAATCAATGCCTCGAATGAGGTGTATACGAAACCATCGGGTATGTTCTACAACCACACGGGAATATCGGACAGCACCTCGCGGGAGCTGAAGGAATCGGTGCGCCGGGAGCGCGAAAACCGTGAAAATCTGGTCATGGTAAGAGGTCGGAGCAGGGATCCGAGGCTGAAGATCGCAGGACGTGCCCAGCTGGTGGACATCAATAACAACCCTATGGAAACCTACCGGATCATCGAGATCAAGCATTACCACGACGGTAATGAATACTACAACGAGTTTGTGGGCATTCCGGATTTGTATAATGCACCATATCAGGACTCGGAAGCCGTTCCTTTGGGAGAAGAACAGATGGCAAGAGTGATCGACAATAATGACCCGATGGGATTCGGAAGAGTGCGCGTACAGTTTTCGTGGCAGGAGAGGAAGGGAGATAAATCGCCGTGGATAAGGGTAGTTCAGGCTCATTCTGGAAGTGGAAAAGGTTTTCATTTTATTCCTGAAATTGGCGAAGAAGTGATGATTGGTTTTGAGTCTCAAAATGCAGAAAAGCCTTTTGTGGTGGGGACGCATTATAATGGAAGTGAAACGAGCTCCTATCATACTTCCGGAAACGATAAAAAGGTGATCCACACGCGTTCAGGAACGAAAATTATCCTGAATGATGGTGAAGGCAGTGTTTTTATTGAAGACCCAAGCGGGAATACGTATTTGATGGATGGGCAGGGGAATATTGAGGTGAGTGCACCGAAGAATATGACGTTTACGGCGGGAGAGAATGTTACAATAACCGCAGGAATGAATATCACGTCTAATGCGGGAGTGAACATCTCTGAAACCGCAGGAGTCAGCCATATAAGTTTTGCGGGTGGAATGATGATTCAGAATGCAACTTTAGATTATATGTTGAATGCTACAAATATTACTAAGATTGCCTCTGAGAATTATTCTTATGAAGCGAATGATATTTATAAAAATGCTACTGAAAACATTGACGTAGTTGCGGGAAAGGATTTTATACAGAGTAGTGAGACAACTATTCACAATTTGTCAGGAGAACAAAGCTATAATTCATAA
- a CDS encoding GNAT family N-acetyltransferase, giving the protein MRKADNQDRAKVVDILCKAFIDVLIPNSINFVVKKSGNREKRLKALMEYQFDISMLFGKVFLSDDEKGCVLYLENKGSGLKKTILEAKLLFQCIGVENIFNVLTREKLLSHYHPKEKFVHLWLMGVIPTEQGTGIGTKLLQETLELYEGELIYVETTTPENRAFYKKNGFTIFHETFELDYPLYFLKYV; this is encoded by the coding sequence ATGAGAAAGGCCGACAACCAAGATAGAGCCAAGGTCGTAGATATATTGTGTAAAGCATTTATAGATGTACTTATTCCCAATTCGATCAACTTTGTGGTCAAAAAATCGGGAAACCGCGAAAAAAGACTGAAAGCGTTGATGGAATATCAGTTTGATATCTCTATGCTTTTTGGAAAAGTCTTTCTTAGTGATGATGAAAAAGGCTGTGTTTTATACCTTGAAAATAAGGGTTCAGGACTCAAAAAAACTATTCTGGAAGCCAAACTTTTATTTCAGTGTATTGGGGTTGAAAATATCTTCAATGTCTTAACAAGAGAAAAATTATTAAGCCATTACCATCCAAAAGAGAAATTTGTACACTTATGGCTGATGGGAGTTATTCCCACCGAACAAGGAACAGGTATCGGTACGAAGCTACTGCAAGAAACACTGGAACTTTACGAAGGAGAACTTATTTATGTTGAAACAACGACTCCTGAAAACCGGGCATTCTATAAAAAAAATGGGTTTACCATTTTCCACGAGACCTTTGAACTGGACTATCCACTTTATTTTCTGAAATATGTTTAA
- a CDS encoding helix-turn-helix domain-containing protein, whose protein sequence is MFNTEIYLSTFINILIFTVLLIIISVQLFFVWKRRDRNFFLKFLGLVISGIIYNVVEGLLPDDRFGVNVISQNICAWIVGLAVALHYFIYIKNEYDLVFFKRFSLSSIGMFACITLILLFILPYTMTGSLEISRIFFLSFFLALFILAAIVVIKQQAIKYKTRKTKVFRFHDIAGIFAFFGLISLPVTILIFGDDQFIEQTSFSVGFFVVAVDFFLYGLRKKEMKKHIPFEKLSVRETEILKLLLENPNLKYAEISSMLHISEKTLSAHLSNIYKKAEIKSKKEIKELSKVYRDSIIA, encoded by the coding sequence ATGTTTAATACTGAAATTTACCTCAGCACATTTATTAATATACTGATCTTTACCGTTCTTCTGATCATTATTTCTGTACAGTTGTTTTTTGTGTGGAAAAGAAGAGACCGGAATTTTTTTCTCAAATTTCTGGGATTGGTCATTTCCGGGATTATTTACAATGTGGTGGAAGGGCTTTTACCGGATGATCGTTTCGGTGTAAATGTTATTTCACAAAATATTTGCGCCTGGATCGTAGGCTTAGCCGTTGCCTTGCATTATTTTATTTACATCAAAAACGAATACGACCTTGTTTTCTTTAAGAGATTCTCTTTAAGTTCTATTGGGATGTTTGCCTGCATCACCCTGATTTTATTGTTTATACTTCCCTACACCATGACGGGATCTCTGGAAATATCGAGAATATTTTTTCTTAGCTTTTTCTTAGCTTTATTTATTTTGGCGGCTATTGTGGTTATTAAACAGCAGGCCATCAAATACAAGACCCGTAAAACCAAAGTATTCAGGTTTCATGATATTGCCGGAATTTTCGCATTTTTCGGGTTAATTTCTCTGCCGGTCACGATTTTAATTTTTGGTGATGATCAGTTTATTGAACAGACTTCTTTCAGCGTTGGTTTTTTTGTCGTTGCTGTGGATTTTTTCCTTTATGGTTTGCGAAAAAAAGAAATGAAAAAACACATTCCTTTCGAAAAGCTTTCTGTTCGCGAAACCGAAATTTTAAAATTACTTTTGGAAAACCCTAACCTGAAATATGCAGAAATCAGCAGTATGCTCCATATTTCGGAAAAGACATTATCCGCTCATTTATCGAATATTTACAAAAAAGCGGAGATCAAAAGCAAGAAAGAAATCAAAGAATTGAGTAAGGTTTACCGGGACTCAATAATTGCATAA
- the serS gene encoding serine--tRNA ligase, which produces MLQVNFLRDNKERVLEGLQKRQFKNLELVDEAIATDEERKKIQFELDSQLSEINRISKEIGLLMKEGKKEEAEASKSKTAQYKESTSELKVQLDVKEKALLEILYQIPNIPNELVKSGASADDNEIIFQSHEVEGLVEGAIPHWELAKKYNLIDFELGVKIAGAGFPVYLGKGARLQRALVQYFLDKNIEKGYTEVNPPHVINEASGYGTGQLPDKEGQMYYVTEDKLYLIPTAEVPVTNLYRDVLLEEKDLPIKNTAFSQCYRREAGSYGAHVRGLNRLHQFEKVEIVRIEKPENSYTVLEEMVEHIKEILTDLELPYRVLRLCGGDTGFASAMTYDFEVWSAAQEMWLEVSSVSNFETFQSNRLKCRYKADGKSQLVHTLNGSAMALPRIMAALLENNQTEEGIRLPKKIAEYARFDVIS; this is translated from the coding sequence ATGTTACAAGTCAATTTTTTGCGCGACAATAAGGAACGCGTTTTAGAAGGTCTTCAAAAAAGACAATTCAAGAATCTTGAGTTGGTAGACGAGGCTATTGCTACTGACGAAGAAAGAAAAAAAATTCAGTTTGAATTAGACTCCCAGCTTTCCGAAATCAACAGAATCTCCAAAGAGATCGGTTTGTTGATGAAAGAAGGGAAAAAAGAAGAAGCTGAAGCATCGAAATCTAAAACAGCACAATACAAAGAGTCGACGTCCGAATTGAAAGTTCAGCTGGATGTTAAAGAAAAAGCTTTGCTTGAGATCTTATACCAAATCCCGAATATCCCAAATGAATTGGTGAAAAGCGGTGCTTCTGCAGATGATAACGAAATTATTTTCCAGTCTCACGAAGTAGAAGGGCTAGTAGAAGGCGCCATTCCTCACTGGGAATTAGCTAAAAAATACAACCTGATCGATTTTGAATTGGGGGTAAAAATTGCCGGAGCAGGTTTCCCTGTTTATCTTGGAAAGGGAGCGAGATTGCAAAGAGCTTTGGTTCAGTATTTTCTGGATAAAAATATAGAGAAAGGTTATACGGAAGTAAATCCGCCTCACGTAATTAACGAAGCTTCAGGATACGGTACTGGTCAGTTGCCGGATAAAGAAGGGCAAATGTATTATGTAACTGAAGATAAATTATATCTGATCCCAACGGCTGAAGTTCCGGTAACGAATCTATACCGTGATGTTTTGTTGGAAGAAAAAGATCTTCCGATTAAAAATACGGCATTTTCTCAGTGTTACAGAAGAGAAGCTGGAAGCTACGGAGCGCATGTAAGAGGTTTGAACCGTCTTCACCAGTTTGAAAAGGTTGAAATTGTAAGAATTGAGAAGCCAGAAAATTCTTACACCGTTTTGGAAGAAATGGTTGAGCATATCAAGGAAATTCTGACTGATCTTGAGCTTCCTTACAGAGTGTTGAGACTTTGTGGCGGAGATACCGGTTTTGCGTCTGCAATGACTTATGATTTTGAGGTTTGGAGTGCTGCTCAGGAAATGTGGCTGGAAGTAAGTTCAGTTTCTAACTTTGAGACTTTCCAGTCTAATAGATTGAAGTGCCGTTACAAAGCCGACGGAAAATCTCAGTTGGTTCACACATTGAACGGTTCTGCAATGGCTTTGCCGAGAATTATGGCGGCTTTGCTGGAGAACAATCAAACGGAAGAAGGCATTAGGCTTCCTAAAAAGATTGCTGAATATGCAAGATTTGATGTGATTAGTTAA
- a CDS encoding oligosaccharide flippase family protein, with amino-acid sequence MKGGWQFLKNFFSNQGQYVLVSLLIGKICAFLSSLFIIKLLPEKDFGVMSIVAALFSAFASCTGLGSYQSLLRFGSLAESDIVKKNLSGYLLVKGFIYQMILTLIFLACSIFYIEKYEDIFWIFLFFSIRFVGFYFFYFIQSELRINQKNREFARLNNVVNVVGLAILLVLSYYFQLKGYLIAIALAPFLSLFWLKISDFSKTDLPSVFNSKEIWQYAIHTSGTTILSDALFSADILLLGFLLNENAVAGYRVAILIPSNVTFLALAFMQSDFPVLAKNHNDKIYLKNYISGYYKLFVPLCIGIFIICSTLSKFILKILFNEKYSENYILFILFMFTFLMNILYRNLYGNLLSAAGKMSLNTKTSLFSLILLVVLAFILVPQYEILGMTISVGLTLLISGFILAYFFHKYLKELK; translated from the coding sequence ATGAAAGGCGGATGGCAATTTCTAAAGAACTTTTTCAGTAATCAGGGACAGTATGTTCTTGTTTCTCTGTTGATTGGGAAGATTTGTGCTTTTCTGTCTTCTTTATTCATTATTAAATTGTTACCGGAAAAAGATTTCGGTGTGATGAGCATTGTTGCGGCTTTGTTTTCAGCTTTTGCTTCATGCACAGGGTTGGGAAGTTATCAGAGTTTATTACGTTTCGGATCGTTGGCAGAAAGTGATATTGTCAAGAAAAATTTATCGGGCTATCTTTTGGTTAAAGGCTTTATTTATCAGATGATTCTTACTTTAATTTTCCTTGCATGCAGTATTTTTTATATTGAAAAATATGAGGATATTTTCTGGATATTTTTATTTTTTTCTATTCGTTTTGTTGGATTTTATTTTTTCTATTTTATTCAGTCTGAATTAAGAATCAATCAAAAAAACAGAGAATTTGCGAGGCTTAATAATGTGGTGAATGTTGTAGGATTGGCTATTTTACTTGTTTTGAGTTACTATTTTCAGCTAAAAGGATATTTGATAGCCATTGCTTTAGCACCGTTTTTATCTTTATTCTGGCTAAAAATTTCAGATTTTTCAAAAACAGATCTGCCTTCAGTTTTTAATTCTAAGGAAATCTGGCAATATGCCATTCATACATCAGGCACCACTATTTTGTCGGATGCGTTGTTTTCTGCGGATATTTTGCTGTTAGGATTTTTATTGAATGAAAATGCAGTAGCCGGTTACCGCGTTGCCATTTTGATTCCTTCCAATGTGACGTTTTTAGCGTTGGCTTTCATGCAAAGTGATTTTCCTGTTTTGGCTAAAAATCATAATGACAAAATATATCTTAAAAACTACATATCAGGGTATTATAAGCTTTTTGTTCCTTTGTGCATCGGGATTTTTATCATCTGCTCGACTTTAAGTAAATTCATTTTGAAAATTTTATTTAACGAAAAATATTCGGAGAATTACATTTTATTCATTCTTTTCATGTTTACATTTCTGATGAATATTCTGTACAGAAATTTATATGGAAATTTGCTTTCTGCGGCGGGAAAAATGTCTTTGAATACAAAAACATCATTGTTTTCTCTGATTTTACTAGTTGTTTTAGCCTTTATTTTAGTTCCGCAATATGAAATTCTGGGAATGACCATTAGTGTTGGTCTTACCTTGCTGATTTCAGGGTTTATTCTTGCGTACTTCTTTCATAAATACCTTAAAGAATTAAAATAA
- a CDS encoding glycosyltransferase family 4 protein codes for MKILFISSWFPNKLEPTNGNFVQRHAEAVSLLHDVEILHVIGDFNQKEVFVFDDKLVNGIRTQIIYYKNSKNPVQNFLRRMKAYKIGFSKMQKPDVVHANVLHNNMLFAVYLKKKLGIPFVLTEHWTALQQDNLSKTSGNIKRIAKYIAKNAGYILPVSNNLKESLEILGIKTPMKVISNVVDTELFDIKPSMDSSETVKFLHVSSLIPRKRPQDIIKTIHSLHQNGYSVSLEIGGDGDTDSLRNLVKSINAESYIKIFDEISYKEVAEKMQNSDYFILFSENETQGCVILESYACGKPVISTRVGGAAEFILDGLGIGVEKNNIDQLYATLEKIYKKECSFNENTKIREFITENYSREAIARQFTEIYQKVI; via the coding sequence TTGAAAATACTTTTTATCTCCTCATGGTTTCCGAATAAACTGGAACCCACAAACGGTAATTTCGTACAACGTCATGCGGAAGCGGTTTCGCTGTTGCATGACGTTGAAATTCTGCATGTAATAGGAGATTTTAATCAGAAAGAAGTATTTGTTTTTGATGATAAATTGGTGAATGGAATTCGAACACAAATCATTTATTACAAAAATTCAAAAAATCCGGTTCAGAATTTTTTACGGAGGATGAAAGCGTATAAAATAGGCTTTTCAAAAATGCAGAAGCCTGATGTGGTGCACGCTAATGTGCTTCATAACAATATGCTTTTTGCGGTGTATCTAAAAAAGAAATTGGGAATTCCGTTTGTTTTAACGGAGCACTGGACCGCTTTACAGCAGGATAATTTATCGAAAACATCAGGTAATATTAAGAGAATTGCAAAATATATTGCAAAAAATGCAGGCTATATTCTCCCGGTAAGCAATAATTTAAAAGAAAGCCTTGAGATTTTAGGGATAAAAACTCCGATGAAGGTCATTTCAAATGTCGTGGATACGGAACTTTTTGATATTAAACCTTCTATGGATTCCTCAGAAACGGTAAAATTTTTGCACGTTTCAAGTCTTATTCCGCGAAAGAGACCCCAGGATATTATTAAAACAATACATTCTTTACATCAAAACGGCTATTCCGTCAGTTTAGAAATTGGCGGCGATGGCGATACGGATTCTTTAAGAAATTTAGTAAAATCAATAAATGCTGAATCTTATATTAAAATTTTCGATGAAATAAGTTATAAGGAAGTCGCTGAAAAAATGCAGAATTCCGACTATTTTATTTTATTCAGTGAAAATGAAACCCAAGGTTGCGTAATTTTAGAATCCTATGCGTGCGGAAAACCAGTTATATCAACAAGAGTAGGTGGCGCTGCCGAGTTTATTTTGGATGGTTTAGGTATTGGGGTTGAAAAGAATAATATTGATCAATTGTATGCAACATTAGAAAAGATTTACAAAAAAGAATGTTCTTTTAATGAAAATACGAAGATCAGAGAATTTATTACGGAAAATTATTCAAGAGAAGCAATTGCCCGTCAGTTCACCGAAATTTATCAGAAAGTTATATAA
- a CDS encoding FkbM family methyltransferase has protein sequence MRSILASFFRFVLSFSFFKQKYFAFHKYIFNPYQLFRGVKKEVLYSDSIKLHLNLEDWIQQQIYFLGDYEKNEIDYLYSHLKKGDTFIDIGGNIGLFSLNASKIIGNEGNIVAFEAFTPNYHQFNHHVSINHLQNITLEHLAIADRKSFIEILYNDAYNNVGMASSFLEEYTAKERVESISLDEYVREKQISKIDLIKIDIEGGEFAALKGMSNVLEHYQPKIVIEINNIALKSSHHSEEELISLLTAKGYNKTKILSQNESSYNAVFEFQEL, from the coding sequence ATGAGAAGTATTCTGGCTTCGTTTTTTAGATTTGTTTTAAGTTTCAGTTTTTTTAAACAGAAGTATTTTGCCTTTCATAAATATATTTTTAATCCATATCAACTCTTTAGAGGGGTTAAAAAAGAGGTGCTCTACAGCGATTCTATAAAGCTTCATTTAAATCTTGAAGACTGGATTCAGCAGCAGATTTATTTTCTTGGTGATTACGAGAAAAATGAGATCGATTATCTTTATTCCCACCTGAAAAAAGGAGATACTTTTATTGATATTGGTGGAAATATTGGACTTTTCTCTTTAAATGCGTCTAAAATTATTGGAAACGAAGGAAATATAGTTGCTTTTGAAGCTTTTACACCGAATTATCATCAGTTTAACCATCATGTTTCCATCAATCATTTGCAAAATATTACCTTGGAGCATCTTGCCATTGCAGATCGAAAAAGCTTTATTGAGATTCTGTATAACGATGCCTACAACAATGTGGGAATGGCTTCTTCTTTTTTGGAGGAATACACTGCAAAAGAGCGTGTGGAAAGCATCAGTTTAGATGAGTACGTAAGAGAGAAACAGATTTCTAAGATCGATTTAATTAAAATTGATATCGAAGGAGGAGAATTTGCAGCTTTAAAAGGAATGAGTAACGTTCTTGAGCATTATCAGCCTAAAATAGTAATAGAAATAAACAATATTGCTTTAAAAAGCTCGCATCATAGTGAAGAGGAATTAATTTCATTATTGACTGCAAAGGGCTATAATAAGACAAAAATATTAAGTCAAAACGAAAGTTCTTATAATGCTGTCTTTGAATTTCAGGAGTTATAG
- a CDS encoding (Fe-S)-binding protein yields MDFNIKTMAEFAAEGKSPEVLFWVGCAGSFDDRAKKITKAFCKIMNNIGVDFAVLGQEESCTGDPAKRAGNEFVFQMMALTNIEVLNMYEVKRIVTACPHCFNTLKNEYPSLGGHYEVLHHTQFLKKLMEEGRLKIEGGAFKGKKITFHDPCYLGRANDEYEAPRLLLEKLDAELVEMKRCKTNGLCCGAGGAQMFKEPEKGNKDINIERTEEALSFEPKVIATGCPFCNTMMTDGVKHFNKNEEVAVKDIVELLAEAEDL; encoded by the coding sequence ATGGATTTCAATATAAAAACAATGGCAGAATTCGCTGCCGAAGGAAAATCGCCCGAAGTTTTATTTTGGGTGGGTTGTGCGGGAAGTTTCGACGACCGTGCCAAAAAAATTACGAAAGCATTTTGCAAAATAATGAACAATATTGGGGTTGACTTTGCTGTTTTGGGACAGGAAGAAAGCTGTACGGGAGATCCCGCCAAAAGAGCCGGAAACGAATTCGTTTTCCAGATGATGGCGCTTACCAATATTGAAGTTCTGAATATGTATGAGGTAAAAAGAATCGTGACGGCTTGTCCACACTGTTTTAATACCCTTAAAAATGAATATCCAAGCTTGGGAGGACATTATGAGGTTCTTCACCATACGCAGTTTCTGAAGAAATTAATGGAAGAAGGAAGGCTGAAAATTGAAGGCGGTGCTTTCAAAGGAAAGAAAATCACTTTCCATGATCCTTGTTATTTAGGAAGAGCAAACGACGAGTATGAGGCGCCAAGACTTCTATTGGAAAAACTGGATGCTGAACTGGTTGAAATGAAACGTTGTAAAACCAACGGACTTTGTTGTGGGGCTGGTGGAGCCCAGATGTTTAAAGAGCCTGAAAAAGGAAATAAAGACATCAATATCGAAAGAACAGAAGAGGCTTTGTCTTTTGAACCTAAAGTAATTGCTACAGGTTGTCCGTTCTGTAACACGATGATGACAGATGGGGTGAAACACTTCAATAAAAATGAAGAAGTTGCCGTAAAAGATATCGTAGAACTTCTTGCCGAGGCAGAAGATTTGTAG
- a CDS encoding (Fe-S)-binding protein → MQYIDNIIFLILLVAGFGLFAKSLQKIYRNIRLGREINRNDRKGERWETMARVAMGQSKMTVRPVAGVLHLFVYVGFVIINIELVEIIVDGIFGTHRFLSTIFGHTFYNFFTATLEVLALLVVIGVVVFFIRRNFYGVKRLTMKELFGWPKNDANWILIIEFALMMAFFKMNAADHILQLRGVLPEHGSFPISEMTLVPFLEIFSFDNGFLMFVEKGAWWFHFVGILFFMNYLYYSKHLHIILAFPSTWYANLEKKGKFNNLESVTKEIKLMMDPNADPYAAPAEGDAAEVPSKFGAEDVFDLNQVQLLNAYSCTECGRCTSVCPANITGKKLSPRLILMKTRDRLEEVGRNIDKNGKFEDDGKKLLNDYITKEELWACTTCNACTEACPVLLDPLSIIFEMRRFLVMEQSAAPQELNLMMTNVENNAAPWQYNQADRLNWAND, encoded by the coding sequence ATGCAATATATCGATAATATTATTTTTCTGATTTTATTGGTTGCAGGTTTTGGGCTTTTTGCAAAAAGTCTGCAGAAGATCTATAGAAACATCAGATTAGGCCGGGAAATCAACCGAAACGATAGGAAAGGAGAGCGTTGGGAAACCATGGCACGGGTTGCAATGGGACAAAGCAAAATGACGGTTCGTCCTGTAGCCGGAGTTTTACACCTTTTCGTATACGTTGGTTTTGTGATCATCAATATCGAACTGGTAGAAATCATCGTTGATGGTATCTTTGGAACACATCGTTTTTTATCCACCATTTTCGGACATACATTTTATAATTTCTTCACGGCAACATTAGAAGTGTTAGCACTTTTAGTGGTGATTGGGGTGGTTGTTTTCTTTATTCGTAGAAATTTCTACGGGGTGAAAAGATTAACCATGAAAGAACTTTTCGGATGGCCAAAAAATGATGCCAACTGGATTCTGATCATTGAGTTTGCCTTAATGATGGCTTTCTTTAAAATGAATGCAGCTGATCATATTCTGCAATTGAGAGGTGTCCTTCCTGAGCATGGAAGTTTCCCTATCAGTGAAATGACACTTGTTCCATTTTTAGAAATTTTCAGTTTTGATAACGGATTTTTAATGTTTGTTGAAAAGGGAGCTTGGTGGTTTCACTTTGTGGGCATTCTTTTCTTCATGAACTACCTTTATTATTCAAAACATTTACATATCATTTTGGCTTTTCCAAGTACATGGTATGCAAATTTGGAGAAGAAAGGAAAATTCAACAATTTAGAATCAGTTACAAAGGAAATTAAGCTGATGATGGATCCCAATGCAGATCCTTACGCTGCTCCGGCAGAAGGTGATGCTGCAGAAGTTCCTTCAAAATTTGGGGCTGAAGATGTGTTTGACTTAAACCAAGTTCAGCTGTTAAATGCGTATTCCTGTACAGAATGCGGGCGTTGTACTTCAGTTTGTCCGGCGAATATTACCGGAAAGAAATTATCTCCGAGATTAATTTTAATGAAAACCAGAGACCGTTTGGAAGAAGTCGGTAGAAATATCGATAAAAACGGTAAGTTCGAAGACGACGGCAAAAAATTACTGAACGATTATATCACAAAAGAAGAACTTTGGGCGTGTACGACTTGTAATGCCTGTACAGAAGCTTGTCCTGTGTTATTAGATCCTCTTTCTATTATTTTTGAAATGAGAAGATTCCTGGTAATGGAGCAGTCTGCTGCGCCACAGGAATTGAATCTGATGATGACGAATGTTGAAAACAATGCTGCTCCCTGGCAGTATAATCAGGCAGACCGTTTGAACTGGGCAAATGATTAA